Below is a genomic region from Halobacterium sp. CBA1132.
CGGGAGTTCGTCGAACCGGTACTGGAAGTCAAGACGACGCCCTGCGAGACGACGGCCGAACTGCGAGCGACGCTACTCGACCGCCTCCGGGCCGTACTCCGCCGTGCGGACGACGCCGGGAAGCGCCTCGTCCCGCTGGCGACGCCCGTGAACCACGACGAGATAGCCGAGCGGACGAGCGACCGCACGCGCATCCAGAGCCGGGCCATCGGCGAACGCTTCGACTACGTCCGGCCCTGTGCGGGAACCCACGTCCACGTCGAACAGCAACCCGGCCACGAGGTCGCGCAGTTCAACGCGCTCGTCGCGCTCGACCCGGCGCTGGCGCTAGTCAACTCCTCGCCGTACTTCCGGGGCGAACGCGTCGCCGCCGGCGCGCGCTCGAAGTGCTACCGCCGGCTTGCCTACGACGGCCTCCCGGAGCAGGGCGAACTGTGGCCGTACGTCGAGGACACCGCCGACTGGGAGGACCGCCTCGACCGTCGCTACGAGGAGTTCGTCGCCGCCGCGGTCGACGCGGGCGTCGACCGGGACACGGTCGAATCGACGTTCGACCCGGAGAACGCCGTCTGGACGCCGGTGAAGTTCCGCGAGGAGTTCGGCACCGTCGAGTGGCGCGCGCCCGACACCGCGCTCCCGAGTCAGGTGCTCCGGCTCGCCGACGACGTGGTCGGCGTCGTCGAGCGCGTCCGCGAGAACGGGTTTCGCGTCGGCGACGACGGCCGCGTCACCGACCGCGGCGTCGTCGCGCCGACGTTCGACACCGTCCGCGAGTACGTCGACGCCGCGATCAGCGACGGACTGGACTCGCCGGCCGTCAGCGCCTACCTCGAACGCATGGGGTTCGACGTGGACGCCTACGACCCGCTGACGCACGAACTCGACGAGCGCGGCGACGCGTCGCGAGAACGAGCGCGAGCGCTCCGTCTGGAACACGCCGACCGACTCGAACGGGACGTGCGGCGCGCGCAGTCGGCCTGCGGCGACTGACGCACCGACCGCTACATGAAGTTCCCGAGGCCGGTCTGGGTCTGCCCGCTCTTGACCTCGTCCCACGAGACGTCCAGCGCTTCGAGGATGCGCTCGATGGGGCCCTTGAGGGTCTTGTCGAGCATCACGTCGTAGTCGATTTCGAACGACTCGGGAATCTGGTCGGCGTACTCGTAGCAGATGACGTCGTGGTCGGTCTTGAACTCCACGTAGAGTGGGTCGTCGCGGATGTCCGGGTTCTCCGCTTCCAGTTCGCGGAAGAAGTCCGGGTGGACCTTCTGCAGGTAGACGCGCTTGGGCTTCGACCCGCGCTGGAAGTTCGTGCCCAGCAGGAGGTTCGCGTACTTCGCGCCCCGAACCTGCGCGGTGTCCGTGTCGTAGTTGTCCAGTCGCTTCCCGATGCCGCTCGGGATGCCGATGTCGTCGAGGTCGACGGCAGCGTCCTGGTACTCCTCGATGACGTCGTGGACGTACTCCTCGACGGCGTCGACGTCGCCCTCCTTGACGATGAGTTCGATGACGCGCTTCTGGACGCGCTTGGTGATGGGCGCGATGTCCGAGCGCTGGTACTCGAAGCCCGTGATGTCGATGTCGTCGACGTCCTTCCCCTCCTTCCAGACGATGTGACCGGCGTAGCGCTTCTTCTTGCCCGCCTGGAAGAACCGTCGGTAGAGCTTCTCGAACTCGATCTGGAAGCGGTGCTCGTCGGCGTTCAGCTCCTCGCTGGCGAACTCGTCGTAGGCGTCGTTGATGTGGTCCTCGATGTCGAACGACTCCTCGATGGCCTCCTCCGTCGAAATCTGACCTCCGAGTTCCAACATAACGCTGTCCGTGTCGCCATATGCCACTTCGTGGCCGACCTCGTTGGCGGCGTCCTCCGTGAACGAGATGACTTCGCGGCCCGTGGCGGTGACCGCCGCGCCCATCTCCTTGTCGTAGAGGCGGAAGCGCTCCCAGCCCAGCACGCCGTAGAGGCTGTTCATGATGACTTTGACTGCGGCCTGCTGGCGGTCGTAGCGGTCGTAGGCCTCGCTGTCCGGGTCGTGCTCGTTCCTGAGGGCTTTCTTCTGCTCGCGCTCCGCGAGCGTCTCGTCGATGATCTCGCGGATGATGCCGTCCGGTTCCTTCCGGAAGTGCGTCCCGTTGGGCGCGCGGTACGTCTCACCGTCGTAGGCCTCGGGGTCGACTTTCGTCTCCGGTGACGCGTTCGTCGTCACCATGCACATCGGGTAGAGGCTCTTCAGGTCGAGCACGGTGACGTTCTCGCGGACGCCCGTAATCGGGTCGAACACCGCGCCGCCCTCGTAGTCCTCGGACTCCTGCTGGCCCTTCGACGGCAGCACGAACCGGCCGTACGCCTTGTGCAGGATGTACACGTCCACCGCGTCCCCGGGCGTGGTCGCGTCTTCGAGCTTGCAGCCGACGAACTCCGCGACCTCCTTCCAGAACGGAACGATGTTCTGCTTGCGGTCGATTTCCACGCAGAGTTCCACGTCCCTCACGTTGTACTCCAGCAGGCGCTCGGGGTCGTCCTCCCAGAGGTCGCCGATGTCGCCCGTGTAGCGCTCCTTGCCCGCGTCGAGTTCCTTCTCGCCGACCGCGTCCAGTCGGTAGGAGTCCAACTCGGAGCGCTGCATCCGCTGGTAGCCGTACAGCAGGTCGAAGACCACGCGGCCCTTGATGTTCGGGCCGCCCCAGCCGGACGTCCACACTTCGCCGACGCGCGAGAGCCGGTCGGAGTCGATGTCGTGCTCGCCGTACGAGCCGAGTTCGTCCAGCCGGTCGACGTAGTAGGGCGCGTCGAAGTCGTCGAAGTTCCAGCCCGTCAGCACGTCCGGGTCTGTCTCCTCGATGTAGTCGAGGAACGCCTCGTGCATCGCCTCCTCGCTGTCGAACGCCCGCACTTCGAGGTCGGCGCCGTCGTCCATCAGGTCGTGGTCGACCAGCGCGTCCGGGGACGGTGCGGTGGCCTCCGGCGCTTCGTACAGCCACGCGATGTACTCGTCGCGGTAGGAGTCGTGGCTCGTCAGGCAGACGATTGGCTCCTCGCCCTCCTCGGGGAACCCCGAGCGGTCGTCGACCTCGATGTCGAAGGTGTTGACGCGCACGTCGGCGTCCACCTCGCAGGTATCGATTTCGTCGTGATGGACGTAGATTGCGCCGTCGTCGGCGCGGCGCTCGGGCACCCGCAGGCCGCTCGTGATGTCCTTATCGATGAGCAGGCGGTTCGGGAACAGGATGTCCGCCTCGTAGTGGTCGAAGCGGTCCCGGACGTTCCCGACGTCGCGGGGCGTCCGCCCGAAAATCTTCGTGAGCTTCTCGCCCCGGATAGACTCGTAGGGGTCGCCGTTGTCGTCGGTCTCCTCGGAGCCCGTAATGACGTCTTGGGCGAGGTCGTCATCGTCGATGCTGTCCGTGGGCGCGTAGAAATATGGCCGGAACCCGTGGACGCGGACGTGCTCGGCGGTGTCGTCGGCGGTGCGACCGAACACGTGGACGACCGGGCGCTCGCGGTCGCCGTCGCCCTCGACGGTGTAGTCGACCTGCGTGACCATCAGTTCGACGTCGCCGTCGGCGTCCGGGAGCGCCTCGGCCTCCGCGGAGACGATTTCGTTCACGACCGGGTCGCCGTCCCCCGCGACGACTTCCGCTTCCGCTTGCGCGCGGACCGTGTCGCCGGGGTCGTCCGCCGCGTCGTCGCC
It encodes:
- a CDS encoding glutamate-cysteine ligase family protein — protein: MSARESEPIRRSIEVEYWVVDGDGRLTEPGALVDVEGAEREFVEPVLEVKTTPCETTAELRATLLDRLRAVLRRADDAGKRLVPLATPVNHDEIAERTSDRTRIQSRAIGERFDYVRPCAGTHVHVEQQPGHEVAQFNALVALDPALALVNSSPYFRGERVAAGARSKCYRRLAYDGLPEQGELWPYVEDTADWEDRLDRRYEEFVAAAVDAGVDRDTVESTFDPENAVWTPVKFREEFGTVEWRAPDTALPSQVLRLADDVVGVVERVRENGFRVGDDGRVTDRGVVAPTFDTVREYVDAAISDGLDSPAVSAYLERMGFDVDAYDPLTHELDERGDASRERARALRLEHADRLERDVRRAQSACGD
- a CDS encoding DNA-directed DNA polymerase, translated to MEDTDLSEFMHEGSDAGDDAADDPGDTVRAQAEAEVVAGDGDPVVNEIVSAEAEALPDADGDVELMVTQVDYTVEGDGDRERPVVHVFGRTADDTAEHVRVHGFRPYFYAPTDSIDDDDLAQDVITGSEETDDNGDPYESIRGEKLTKIFGRTPRDVGNVRDRFDHYEADILFPNRLLIDKDITSGLRVPERRADDGAIYVHHDEIDTCEVDADVRVNTFDIEVDDRSGFPEEGEEPIVCLTSHDSYRDEYIAWLYEAPEATAPSPDALVDHDLMDDGADLEVRAFDSEEAMHEAFLDYIEETDPDVLTGWNFDDFDAPYYVDRLDELGSYGEHDIDSDRLSRVGEVWTSGWGGPNIKGRVVFDLLYGYQRMQRSELDSYRLDAVGEKELDAGKERYTGDIGDLWEDDPERLLEYNVRDVELCVEIDRKQNIVPFWKEVAEFVGCKLEDATTPGDAVDVYILHKAYGRFVLPSKGQQESEDYEGGAVFDPITGVRENVTVLDLKSLYPMCMVTTNASPETKVDPEAYDGETYRAPNGTHFRKEPDGIIREIIDETLAEREQKKALRNEHDPDSEAYDRYDRQQAAVKVIMNSLYGVLGWERFRLYDKEMGAAVTATGREVISFTEDAANEVGHEVAYGDTDSVMLELGGQISTEEAIEESFDIEDHINDAYDEFASEELNADEHRFQIEFEKLYRRFFQAGKKKRYAGHIVWKEGKDVDDIDITGFEYQRSDIAPITKRVQKRVIELIVKEGDVDAVEEYVHDVIEEYQDAAVDLDDIGIPSGIGKRLDNYDTDTAQVRGAKYANLLLGTNFQRGSKPKRVYLQKVHPDFFRELEAENPDIRDDPLYVEFKTDHDVICYEYADQIPESFEIDYDVMLDKTLKGPIERILEALDVSWDEVKSGQTQTGLGNFM